From one Mobula hypostoma chromosome 28, sMobHyp1.1, whole genome shotgun sequence genomic stretch:
- the LOC134338885 gene encoding transcription factor SOX-11-like yields the protein MVQQQQTGAARRGGGGGGGGRGEAADSGISDMSAASSPNPWSGTPGRGDEEGAGCCQPDWCKTPSGHIKRPMNAFMVWSQIERKKIMEQVPDMHNAEISKRLGKKWKMLKEAEKSPFIREAERLRLKHMADYPDYKYRPRKKVRGETAAAPSSSSAAAAPASDSKPHKKPPGKKHSRTHKAKQLLERSKAKRAKAQGQLGGVGPSGRRPQPPDLESEPEPENEEEEDEEEPEDDEEPEELLHYCLAGKKAGAELRTPGRPALLPAAHARPPDDCDQQLLLFDLSLNVAAGGGLSGPGGNLSLDKDSDSLAGGSSPVSHFEFPDYGTPE from the coding sequence ATGGTGCAGCAGCAGCAGACGGGGGCGGCCAGGAGGGGCggcggaggaggaggaggggggcgCGGCGAGGCGGCCGACAGTGGCATCAGCGACATGAGCGCGGCATCGAGCCCCAACCCCTGGAGCGGGACCCCGGGCCGCGGCGACGAGGAGGGCGCGGGCTGCTGTCAGCCCGACTGGTGCAAGACGCCGAGCGGCCACATCAAGCGGCCGATGAACGCCTTCATGGTGTGGTCGCAGATCGAGAGGAAGAAGATTATGGAACAGGTGCCCGACATGCACAACGCCGAGATCTCCAAGCGGCTCGGCAAGAAGTGGAAGATGCTGAAAGAGGCCGAGAAGAGCCCGTTTATCCGGGAGGCGGAGCGGCTGCGCCTCAAGCACATGGCGGACTACCCCGACTACAAGTACCGACCGCGGAAGAAGGTACGGGGAGAGACGGCCGccgccccctcctcctcctctgccgcTGCCGCCCCCGCCTCCGACAGCAAGCCTCACAAGAAGCCGCCGGGTAAGAAGCACAGCCGGACGCACAAAGCCAAGCAGCTGCTGGAGCGCTCCAAAGCCAAGCGTGCCAAGGCGCAGGGTCAGCTCGGCGGCGTGGGGCCGAGCGGCCGCCGCCCGCAGCCGCCCGACCTAGAGTCGGAGCCCGAACCGgagaatgaggaggaggaggacgaggAGGAGCCCGAGGACGACGAGGAGCCCGAGGAGTTGCTGCACTACTGCCTGGCCGGCAAGAAAGCGGGCGCTGAGCTCAGGACCCCCGGGCGCCCGGCGCTGCTGCCCGCCGCCCACGCCCGGCCGCCCGACGACTGCGACCAGCAGCTGCTGCTCTTCGACCTGAGCCTGAACGTCGCGGCGGGCGGAGGGCTGTCCGGCCCGGGCGGCAACCTGTCCCTGGACAAGGACAGCGACTCTCTGGCGGGCGGCAGCAGCCCCGTGTCCCACTTCGAGTTCCCCGACTACGGGACCCCCGAG